In Paenibacillus ihbetae, the following are encoded in one genomic region:
- a CDS encoding Gfo/Idh/MocA family protein: protein MNKIKVGFISFAHMHAVSYLNSMQKREDVEVVGIADENAERVRPYSVERGIPYYANYDELLAQDLDAVVICSENARHAEITKRAAAAGKHVLCEKPLGLSESEMLDMIQTCKDNGVQLMTAFPCRFITSVRQAKEAIDAGQIGEILAMKGTNRGTMPGGWFIEREHSGGGAVLDHTVHVMDLMHWFTGSVAEEVYAHAETLFHETDIDDAGMVHVKFANGVVAVLDPSWSRNRTFPTWGDVTLEIIGTKGVINIDSFAQKNDVYSDITGKAAWSFWGDDMDEGLVNSFVDSIRDGKPVAISGEDGYYSARVALAAYASASSKQKVRLK from the coding sequence ATGAACAAGATTAAAGTCGGATTTATCAGCTTTGCCCATATGCATGCGGTCAGCTATTTGAATTCCATGCAGAAACGGGAGGATGTCGAGGTGGTCGGCATTGCCGATGAGAATGCGGAGCGGGTGCGCCCTTACTCGGTAGAGCGGGGCATTCCGTATTATGCGAATTACGATGAGCTTTTGGCGCAGGATTTGGATGCCGTCGTCATCTGTTCGGAGAATGCCCGTCATGCGGAGATCACGAAGCGGGCGGCTGCTGCGGGCAAGCATGTCCTCTGCGAGAAGCCGCTGGGGCTGTCCGAATCCGAAATGCTGGATATGATTCAGACCTGCAAGGACAACGGCGTGCAGCTGATGACGGCTTTCCCGTGCCGGTTCATTACGTCGGTCCGGCAGGCGAAGGAAGCGATCGACGCCGGTCAGATCGGCGAGATCCTGGCGATGAAGGGAACCAACCGGGGCACCATGCCGGGAGGATGGTTTATCGAGCGCGAGCATTCCGGCGGCGGAGCGGTGCTGGACCATACCGTCCACGTGATGGATTTGATGCACTGGTTTACCGGCAGCGTCGCGGAGGAAGTGTACGCCCACGCCGAAACGCTGTTTCATGAAACCGATATTGACGATGCCGGCATGGTCCATGTCAAATTTGCAAACGGCGTTGTGGCTGTTCTTGATCCAAGCTGGTCCCGAAACCGGACCTTCCCGACCTGGGGGGATGTCACGCTGGAGATCATCGGTACCAAGGGCGTGATTAACATCGATTCGTTCGCCCAGAAGAACGATGTGTACAGCGATATTACAGGCAAAGCCGCCTGGAGCTTCTGGGGGGACGATATGGATGAAGGGCTGGTTAACAGCTTCGTGGACAGCATTCGGGACGGCAAGCCGGTTGCGATTTCCGGTGAAGACGGATATTATTCGGCGCGGGTGGCGCTGGCGGCGTATGCATCGGCAAGCTCGAAACAAAAGGTCCGCCTGAAGTAA
- a CDS encoding Gfo/Idh/MocA family protein, which produces MNIAIIGCGTMGMAYAGNLAAMPGVKVTGVVDINAGRAEKAAAVTGAKAYTDVESLLQQEELETVAICLPTYLHKPYTLKLAEKGIHIICEKPAALTLEDALEMKAACEKHGVRLFIGHVVRFFPNYADAYRQAHSGVIGTAKMAHFKRYGSYPKGMDGWYSNHDQSGGVILDLMIHDIDFACWLFGEVESVFASVIKREEPEMEYAQITLRFKNSAIANLTGYWGYPGPFTTQFEIAGDQGIIRFDSNQVQSLDIKLAAGPSGESAAVQVPSSPSLHDPYYDEVQHFIKCIQDGSEPRVSAADACYAVEVALAAERSAQTGQPVIMGGNAS; this is translated from the coding sequence GTGAACATAGCGATCATAGGCTGTGGAACGATGGGAATGGCTTACGCGGGCAATCTGGCAGCGATGCCTGGAGTCAAGGTTACGGGTGTCGTAGACATAAACGCCGGGCGGGCGGAGAAGGCTGCAGCCGTGACCGGTGCGAAGGCATATACGGATGTCGAATCGCTTCTTCAGCAGGAAGAATTGGAGACGGTTGCAATCTGCTTGCCGACCTATTTGCATAAACCATATACTCTGAAGCTGGCGGAGAAGGGGATCCATATCATCTGCGAAAAACCGGCCGCGCTTACGCTCGAGGATGCGCTTGAAATGAAGGCTGCATGCGAGAAGCACGGCGTCCGTTTATTCATCGGGCATGTCGTGCGCTTCTTCCCGAATTATGCAGATGCTTACCGTCAGGCGCATTCGGGCGTGATCGGAACGGCGAAGATGGCCCACTTCAAGCGATACGGCTCCTATCCGAAGGGGATGGACGGCTGGTACAGCAATCATGATCAAAGCGGCGGCGTCATCCTGGATTTAATGATCCATGACATTGATTTTGCCTGCTGGCTGTTCGGGGAAGTGGAGTCCGTCTTCGCTTCCGTAATCAAACGGGAAGAGCCTGAGATGGAATACGCCCAGATTACGCTTCGATTCAAAAACAGCGCAATTGCGAACCTAACCGGATATTGGGGCTATCCCGGACCGTTTACAACCCAGTTTGAAATCGCGGGAGACCAGGGGATCATCCGGTTTGACAGCAATCAGGTGCAGTCGCTGGATATCAAGCTTGCCGCCGGGCCGTCGGGAGAATCGGCAGCCGTCCAGGTTCCTTCAAGCCCCAGCCTCCATGATCCGTATTATGATGAAGTGCAGCATTTCATCAAGTGCATTCAAGACGGCAGCGAGCCAAGGGTCAGCGCGGCGGATGCCTGCTATGCGGTAGAAGTCGCTTTGGCGGCGGAACGTTCGGCCCAGACCGGACAGCCTGTGATTATGGGAGGGAATGCATCATGA